A window of the Candidatus Polarisedimenticolaceae bacterium genome harbors these coding sequences:
- the nth gene encoding endonuclease III, with amino-acid sequence MTRRSFAAVLGPLAARYEIDRFVEKNGPDPFRILVSCVISLRTKDEVTYPATERLFAKASTPAAMAGLAEAAIARLIYPAGFYRVKARQIRAIARILEERYGGRVPDTIEELLGLPGVGRKTANLTVTLGFGKPGICVDTHVHRISNRLGWVATRTPDETERALRLVLPRRFWIPINETLVRHGQAVCKPVSPLCSGCAVSPRCARVGVGISR; translated from the coding sequence ATGACGCGCCGGAGCTTCGCGGCCGTCCTCGGCCCGCTCGCCGCGCGCTACGAGATCGATCGCTTCGTCGAGAAGAACGGGCCCGATCCGTTCCGTATTCTCGTGAGCTGCGTCATCTCGCTCCGGACGAAGGACGAGGTCACCTATCCCGCGACGGAGCGCCTCTTCGCGAAGGCGTCGACGCCGGCGGCGATGGCCGGGCTCGCCGAGGCGGCGATCGCGCGACTCATCTATCCGGCCGGGTTCTACCGCGTGAAGGCGCGGCAGATCCGCGCGATCGCGCGCATCCTCGAAGAACGGTACGGCGGCCGCGTTCCCGATACGATCGAAGAGCTCCTCGGCCTGCCCGGCGTCGGACGGAAGACCGCGAACCTCACGGTCACGCTCGGGTTCGGCAAGCCCGGCATCTGCGTCGACACCCACGTCCACCGGATCTCGAACCGCCTCGGCTGGGTCGCGACGCGGACTCCCGACGAAACGGAGCGTGCGCTCCGGCTCGTCCTCCCGAGGCGTTTCTGGATCCCGATCAACGAGACGCTCGTCCGGCACGGTCAGGCCGTCTGTAAGCCGGTGTCGCCGCTGTGCTCCGGCTGCGCGGTCTCGCCGCGGTGCGCGCGTGTGGGGGTCGGGATCAGCCGATAG
- the gnd gene encoding decarboxylating 6-phosphogluconate dehydrogenase: MQLGMIGLGRMGANMVRRLIRGGHECVVYNRTPDPVKALAKEGAVGADSLADLVKKLEAPRAIWLMVPAAAVEGSIGDLAPLLSKNDILIDGGNSYYIDDVRRGEALAQKGIEYVDVGTSGGVWGLDRGYCMMIGGPKEAVRRLDPVFATLAPGRGAIPRTAGREGAGGTSELGYLHCGPSGAGHFVKMVHNGIEYGIMAAYAEGLGILHSADIGKGTHAVDAETTPLRDPEHYKYDFNLADITEVWRRGSVIASWLLDLTASAFIDDPALAKFAGRVSDSGEGRWTIKAAIDEGVPAPVLTAALFARFSSRGEAEFQNKVLSAMRFGFGGHLEKPAGK, from the coding sequence ATGCAGCTCGGAATGATCGGTCTCGGACGGATGGGAGCGAACATGGTCCGCCGCCTCATCCGCGGCGGTCACGAGTGCGTCGTCTACAACCGCACCCCCGATCCTGTGAAGGCGCTTGCGAAGGAAGGCGCCGTCGGCGCCGACTCGCTCGCGGATCTCGTGAAGAAGCTCGAGGCGCCGCGCGCGATCTGGCTCATGGTTCCCGCGGCCGCGGTCGAGGGCTCGATCGGCGATCTGGCGCCGCTCCTGTCGAAGAACGACATCCTCATCGACGGCGGCAACTCGTATTACATCGACGATGTCCGCCGCGGCGAGGCGCTCGCGCAGAAGGGGATCGAGTACGTCGACGTCGGCACGAGCGGCGGCGTGTGGGGGCTCGACCGCGGCTACTGCATGATGATCGGCGGTCCGAAGGAAGCGGTGCGTAGGCTCGACCCGGTCTTCGCGACGCTGGCACCGGGGCGCGGTGCGATCCCGCGTACAGCCGGGCGGGAGGGCGCCGGCGGCACGTCGGAGCTGGGCTACCTCCACTGCGGCCCCTCGGGCGCGGGCCACTTCGTCAAGATGGTCCACAACGGCATCGAGTACGGGATCATGGCGGCGTACGCCGAGGGGCTCGGCATCCTCCACTCCGCCGACATCGGGAAGGGCACGCACGCTGTCGATGCCGAGACGACGCCGCTCCGCGATCCGGAGCACTACAAGTACGACTTCAACCTCGCCGACATCACCGAGGTATGGCGCCGCGGCAGCGTCATCGCGTCGTGGCTGCTCGATCTCACGGCGTCGGCGTTCATCGACGACCCCGCGCTCGCCAAGTTCGCCGGGCGCGTCTCCGATTCGGGCGAGGGCCGGTGGACGATCAAGGCGGCGATCGACGAGGGGGTGCCCGCGCCGGTCTTGACCGCCGCGCTCTTCGCGCGCTTCTCGTCGCGCGGCGAAGCCGAGTTCCAGAACAAGGTCCTCTCCGCGATGCGCTTCGGCTTCGGTGGCCATCTCGAGAAACCCGCCGGCAAGTGA
- a CDS encoding GNAT family N-acetyltransferase translates to MIKLAVATPRDAARLARLHIAVARDLTTKHGRGHWSHEPTEARVLRAMTMARIIVAKDGRSVVGTFHLGTRKPWAIDPAFFTAVKRPLYLTDMAVDPMRQSEGIGRALMEKAAQVARAWPAEAIRLDAYSGPAGAGGFYKKCGLAERGRVVYRGVPLIYFERVVAVSSAETSSRSR, encoded by the coding sequence GTGATCAAGCTCGCCGTCGCGACGCCGCGCGATGCCGCACGCCTCGCGCGCCTGCACATCGCCGTCGCGCGCGACCTCACGACGAAGCACGGCCGCGGACACTGGTCGCATGAGCCGACCGAGGCGCGCGTCCTCCGCGCGATGACGATGGCGCGGATCATCGTCGCCAAGGACGGCCGCTCGGTCGTCGGGACGTTTCACCTCGGTACGCGCAAGCCCTGGGCGATCGATCCGGCGTTCTTCACCGCGGTGAAGCGGCCTCTCTACTTGACCGACATGGCGGTCGACCCGATGCGCCAGAGCGAAGGGATCGGACGCGCGCTCATGGAAAAGGCGGCACAGGTCGCGCGCGCGTGGCCCGCGGAGGCGATCCGTCTCGACGCGTATTCGGGGCCGGCAGGCGCCGGCGGCTTCTACAAGAAGTGCGGGCTCGCCGAGCGAGGCCGCGTCGTCTATCGCGGTGTGCCGCTGATCTACTTCGAGCGGGTGGTCGCCGTCAGTTCAGCCGAAACGTCCAGTCGATCCCGATGA
- a CDS encoding pitrilysin family protein, translating into MTTKKALAALALAAMTVVPALAAELSVPNIPYQKFVLDNGLTVLVHEDHKAPIVAVNVWYHVGSKNEKPGRTGFAHLFEHLMFNGSENFNDDYFKATEKLGATDLNGTTNNDRTNYFQNVPKSALDTILWLESDRMGHLVGVIDQPRLDEQRGVVQNEKRQGDNEPYSLSEELIAKACFPVGHPYNWTVIGSMEDLDAAKLDDVKEWFKTYYGPNNAILVIAGDVTAKDAVDKVKHYFGDIPPGPPIGRSDQWVAKRTGSARASAQDRVPQTRIMKMWNVPGQETRDRVLLDLAANVLSSGKTSRLYKRLVYDDQTATSAIAYTDSREIASLFTLQADVKKDGDPAKVEAAMDEELAKFLKDGPTADELERTKTETFAGFIRGIERIGGFGGKSDVLAAGYIYGGDPDRYKINLDIVKNATPAQVKEAAQKWLSDGVYILQIDPYPSELKAAATGADRKKMPEGGAAPAVVFPAVEKTTLSNGMKLLVARREAIPVTDFDLILDAGTASDATATPGTASLAMAMLDEGTKTRSSLQISDEAQRLGANIGTGSNLDNSTVSLSALNANLDKSLDLFADIVLHPSFPETDFKRLQKQQIARIQREKSQPVGMALRVLPKLLYGNGHPYALPFSGSGYEDTVAKLTRDDLIKFHQTWFKPNNATMIVVGNTTMAEIKPKLEALFKDWAKGTVPVKKVSQVAAKNTSTVYILDKPGAAQSVIIAGQVVAPTANPDEITFKTMNQVLGGSFVSRINMDLREDKHWSYGSYSFVPDARGQRPFIGYAPVQTDKTKESMVEVMAQLKGIVGGKPITAGELEMAQDGLTKTLPGQWETQDAVSGSIADMVNYGLPDDYYTTFPNKVRALKTSDLIGNAQKTLNPDKMVWVVVGDRAKIEAGIKDLKYGEVKYLDPDGNPK; encoded by the coding sequence GTGACGACGAAGAAAGCCCTCGCCGCCCTCGCTCTGGCGGCCATGACGGTCGTACCGGCCCTCGCCGCCGAGCTTTCGGTCCCGAACATTCCGTATCAGAAGTTCGTCCTCGACAACGGCCTGACGGTGCTCGTCCACGAGGACCACAAGGCACCGATCGTCGCGGTCAACGTCTGGTACCACGTCGGGTCGAAGAACGAGAAGCCCGGCCGCACCGGCTTCGCGCACCTCTTCGAGCACCTGATGTTCAACGGCAGCGAGAACTTCAACGACGACTACTTCAAGGCGACGGAGAAGCTCGGCGCGACCGATCTCAACGGCACGACGAACAACGACCGGACGAACTACTTCCAGAACGTGCCGAAATCTGCGCTCGACACGATCCTCTGGCTCGAGTCCGATCGCATGGGCCACCTCGTGGGCGTCATCGACCAGCCGCGCCTCGACGAGCAGCGCGGCGTCGTGCAGAACGAAAAGCGCCAGGGCGACAACGAGCCCTACTCGCTCTCCGAGGAGCTGATCGCGAAGGCGTGCTTCCCCGTCGGCCACCCTTACAACTGGACGGTCATCGGCTCGATGGAAGATCTCGACGCCGCGAAGCTCGACGACGTGAAGGAGTGGTTCAAGACCTATTACGGCCCGAACAACGCGATCCTCGTCATCGCCGGCGACGTGACCGCGAAGGACGCGGTCGACAAGGTGAAGCACTACTTCGGCGACATCCCGCCGGGGCCTCCGATCGGACGGTCCGACCAGTGGGTCGCGAAGCGCACCGGCAGCGCGCGCGCGTCGGCGCAGGATCGCGTGCCGCAGACGCGGATCATGAAGATGTGGAACGTGCCCGGCCAGGAGACGAGGGACCGCGTGCTCCTCGACCTGGCGGCGAACGTGCTCTCCTCCGGTAAGACCTCGCGCCTCTACAAGCGCCTCGTCTACGACGATCAGACGGCGACCTCCGCCATCGCCTACACCGACTCGCGCGAGATCGCGAGCCTCTTCACCCTCCAGGCCGACGTCAAGAAGGACGGCGACCCCGCGAAGGTCGAAGCAGCGATGGACGAGGAGCTGGCGAAGTTCTTGAAGGACGGCCCGACGGCCGACGAGCTCGAGCGCACGAAGACCGAGACGTTCGCCGGGTTCATCCGCGGGATCGAGCGGATCGGTGGCTTCGGCGGGAAGTCCGACGTGCTCGCGGCCGGCTACATCTACGGCGGCGACCCCGACCGCTACAAGATCAATCTCGACATCGTGAAGAACGCCACGCCGGCGCAGGTCAAGGAAGCGGCGCAGAAGTGGCTGTCGGACGGCGTCTACATCCTCCAGATCGACCCGTACCCCTCCGAGCTGAAAGCGGCCGCGACCGGCGCGGACCGCAAGAAGATGCCCGAGGGCGGCGCGGCGCCGGCGGTCGTGTTCCCCGCGGTGGAGAAGACGACCCTTTCGAACGGCATGAAGCTCCTCGTGGCGCGTCGCGAGGCGATCCCCGTGACCGACTTCGACCTGATCCTGGACGCCGGCACGGCGTCGGACGCCACGGCGACGCCGGGCACCGCGAGCCTCGCGATGGCGATGCTCGACGAGGGAACGAAGACGCGGTCGTCGCTCCAGATCTCCGACGAGGCGCAGCGCCTGGGCGCGAACATCGGGACCGGATCCAACCTCGACAACTCGACCGTCTCGCTTTCGGCGTTGAACGCGAACCTCGACAAGTCGCTCGATCTCTTCGCGGACATCGTGCTCCACCCGTCGTTCCCCGAAACCGATTTCAAGCGCCTCCAGAAGCAGCAGATCGCGCGCATCCAGCGCGAGAAGTCGCAGCCGGTCGGGATGGCCCTCCGCGTCTTGCCGAAGCTCCTCTACGGCAACGGCCACCCCTACGCCCTTCCGTTCTCGGGCTCGGGCTACGAGGACACCGTCGCGAAGCTCACCCGCGACGACCTGATCAAGTTCCACCAGACGTGGTTCAAGCCGAACAACGCCACGATGATCGTCGTCGGCAACACGACGATGGCCGAGATCAAGCCGAAGCTCGAGGCGCTCTTCAAGGACTGGGCGAAGGGCACGGTCCCCGTGAAGAAGGTGTCGCAGGTCGCCGCGAAGAACACCTCGACGGTCTACATCCTCGACAAGCCGGGCGCCGCGCAGTCGGTCATCATCGCCGGGCAGGTCGTCGCACCCACGGCGAACCCGGACGAGATCACCTTCAAGACGATGAACCAGGTCCTCGGCGGCTCGTTCGTGTCGCGCATCAACATGGATCTGCGCGAGGACAAGCACTGGTCGTACGGATCCTACAGCTTCGTTCCCGACGCCCGCGGCCAGCGGCCGTTCATCGGGTACGCGCCGGTGCAGACCGACAAGACCAAGGAGTCGATGGTCGAGGTCATGGCGCAGCTCAAGGGAATCGTCGGCGGCAAGCCCATCACCGCCGGCGAGCTCGAGATGGCGCAGGACGGTCTCACGAAGACCCTCCCCGGCCAGTGGGAAACGCAGGACGCCGTCTCCGGCTCGATCGCCGACATGGTCAACTACGGGCTTCCGGACGACTACTACACGACCTTCCCGAACAAGGTCCGCGCGCTCAAGACATCGGACTTGATCGGGAACGCGCAGAAGACGCTGAACCCGGACAAGATGGTGTGGGTCGTCGTCGGCGACCGCGCCAAGATCGAGGCGGGGATCAAGGACCTGAAGTACGGCGAGGTGAAATACCTCGATCCGGACGGCAATCCCAAGTAA
- the pgi gene encoding glucose-6-phosphate isomerase: MISRAWQALTAHRESFRDLDLRRLFAADPSRSERFSIEAEGVFLDYSKNLIDGETMRLLLALADGAGLRSRIDAMFRGEKINVTENRAVLHVALRAPEGASIVVDGRNVVPDVHAVLDKMAAFAERVRSGAWKGHTGRPIKHVVNIGIGGSDLGPVMAYEALKHYSRRDITFAFVSNVDATDFAEAVRGLDPAETLFLVASKTFTTQETMTNARTARAWSLEGLGGDVAAVAKHFVAISTNAAEVAKFGIDTANMFEFWDWVGGRYSMDSAIGLSTMLAIGPERFQDMLVGFRAMDEHFRTVPFERNLPVVLGLLTVWYNNFWGAQSLAILPYEQYLKRFPAYLQQLAMESNGKRVTVEGAEVACDTSPVLWGEPGTNGQHSFYQLLHQGTRTIPCDFIAFARSLNPVGRHHDLLFANVLAQSEALAFGKTADEVRAEGTKEALVPHRTFPGNRPSNTILMETLTPQALGKLVALYEHSVFTQGTIWGIDSFDQWGVELGKVLAQRIVPELESEAPGKLAHDPSTNALIRRYRAMNGRTA, translated from the coding sequence ATGATCTCACGGGCGTGGCAGGCCCTGACGGCGCACCGCGAGTCGTTCCGAGATCTCGATCTCCGGCGTCTCTTCGCGGCGGACCCTTCGCGCTCCGAGCGCTTCTCGATCGAGGCCGAAGGCGTCTTCCTCGATTACTCGAAGAACCTGATCGACGGCGAGACGATGCGCCTCCTCCTCGCCCTCGCGGACGGCGCAGGGCTGAGGAGCCGGATCGACGCGATGTTCCGCGGCGAGAAGATCAACGTCACCGAGAACCGCGCCGTTCTCCACGTCGCGCTGCGCGCGCCGGAGGGCGCGTCGATCGTCGTCGACGGGCGGAACGTCGTTCCGGACGTCCACGCCGTCCTCGACAAGATGGCCGCGTTTGCGGAGCGCGTCCGCAGCGGAGCGTGGAAGGGCCACACCGGCCGGCCGATCAAGCACGTCGTCAACATCGGGATCGGCGGCTCCGACCTCGGCCCGGTCATGGCGTACGAGGCGCTCAAGCACTACAGCCGCCGCGACATCACGTTCGCCTTCGTCTCGAACGTCGACGCGACCGACTTCGCCGAGGCGGTGCGCGGCCTCGACCCGGCCGAGACGCTCTTCCTCGTCGCGTCGAAGACGTTCACGACGCAGGAGACGATGACGAACGCGAGGACCGCGCGCGCGTGGAGCCTCGAGGGGCTCGGCGGCGACGTCGCTGCGGTGGCGAAGCACTTCGTCGCGATCTCGACGAACGCCGCCGAGGTCGCGAAGTTCGGCATCGACACCGCGAACATGTTCGAATTCTGGGACTGGGTCGGCGGCCGCTACTCGATGGACTCGGCGATCGGCCTCTCGACGATGCTCGCGATCGGCCCCGAGCGATTCCAGGACATGCTCGTCGGCTTCCGCGCGATGGACGAGCACTTCAGGACCGTGCCGTTCGAGCGGAACCTGCCGGTCGTCCTCGGCCTCCTCACCGTCTGGTACAACAACTTCTGGGGCGCGCAGTCGCTCGCGATCCTCCCGTACGAACAGTACTTGAAGCGATTCCCGGCCTACCTCCAGCAACTCGCGATGGAGAGCAACGGCAAGCGCGTGACGGTGGAGGGCGCGGAGGTCGCGTGCGACACCTCGCCGGTCCTCTGGGGCGAGCCCGGCACGAACGGCCAGCACTCGTTCTACCAGCTCCTCCACCAGGGCACGCGGACGATCCCGTGCGACTTCATCGCCTTCGCGCGCTCGCTGAACCCAGTCGGCCGCCACCACGACCTCCTCTTCGCCAACGTGCTCGCTCAGTCGGAAGCGCTCGCCTTCGGGAAGACGGCGGACGAGGTGCGCGCCGAGGGCACGAAAGAGGCGCTCGTCCCGCACCGCACCTTCCCCGGCAACCGCCCCTCGAACACGATCCTCATGGAGACGCTGACGCCGCAGGCGCTCGGCAAGCTCGTCGCGCTCTACGAGCACAGCGTCTTCACCCAGGGGACGATCTGGGGGATCGACTCGTTCGACCAGTGGGGGGTCGAGCTGGGCAAGGTCTTGGCACAGAGGATCGTCCCCGAGCTCGAGAGCGAAGCGCCTGGGAAGCTCGCCCACGATCCCTCGACGAACGCCCTCATCCGCCGCTACCGTGCGATGAACGGCCGCACGGCGTAG
- a CDS encoding S9 family peptidase — MTPPVAPKIPRESTRHGETVVDDYFWLRQKDDPEVTAYLAAENAYAEGIVAGTGDLQERLYREMLGRIKETDLSVPYRKGRYWYYARTEEGRQYPILARKLGSLSSAEEVILDLNSLARDHAYFAVDSFSVSDDGDWLAYSVDTAGSREYTLRLRDLRRSEDDAETIPRVSSVAWATGGETLFYVTDDDAKRPYRLWRLDRRTKASTLLFEENDERFSFTVRRSRSQSYLFLDVDSHTASEVRFLRADDPSGDWTLALPRATDIEYEIEHGDDVFWIRINDRGRNFRVVQCPPDDVRPEAWREVIAHRPEVHVAAVEPFRGWLVVYEREDGLERYVLRNLATGTSHAVAFPEPTYTTFPDINAEYETTRFRFRYQSLTTPPSVFEYDLETRERTLLKKMEVLGSFDPDRYATERRHAVSGDGTRVPISIVYRKDTPRNGTAPLHIVGYGAYGYPLPVMFSSNRLSLLDRGVVCALVHVRGGGELGQPWHDAGRMASKTSSFADFIAGADELIARGYGARERTIVEGASAGGLLIGAVLNARPDLAGGAILKVPFVDVINTMLDPSLPLTVGEFEEWGNPAEPAHYAIMRAYCPYTNLARRPYPAMLVKTSMHDSQVMYWEPAKYVARLRALNDGAPQVALRVNFGAGHGGSSGRYDALKDTAFDVAWMVRTWGIAA; from the coding sequence ATGACACCGCCGGTCGCCCCGAAAATTCCGCGGGAATCGACGCGCCACGGAGAGACGGTCGTCGACGACTACTTCTGGCTCCGCCAGAAGGACGATCCCGAGGTCACCGCCTACCTGGCCGCGGAGAACGCGTACGCCGAAGGGATCGTCGCAGGAACGGGCGACCTCCAGGAGCGCCTCTACCGCGAGATGCTCGGCCGAATCAAGGAGACCGATCTCTCGGTCCCCTACCGCAAGGGAAGGTACTGGTACTACGCCCGCACCGAAGAAGGCCGGCAGTACCCGATCCTCGCGCGGAAGCTCGGCTCTCTCTCGTCGGCCGAGGAGGTCATCCTCGACCTGAACTCCCTCGCCCGCGATCACGCCTACTTCGCGGTCGACTCGTTCTCGGTCAGTGACGACGGCGATTGGCTCGCCTACTCGGTCGACACCGCCGGCTCGCGCGAGTACACCCTCCGTCTCCGCGACCTGCGCCGGAGCGAGGACGACGCCGAGACGATCCCCCGCGTCAGCTCGGTCGCGTGGGCTACCGGCGGAGAGACGCTGTTCTACGTCACCGACGACGACGCCAAGCGACCCTACCGTCTCTGGCGCCTCGACCGGCGGACGAAGGCGAGCACCCTCCTCTTCGAGGAGAACGACGAGCGCTTCTCGTTCACCGTCCGCCGCTCGCGGAGCCAGTCCTACCTCTTCCTCGACGTCGACAGCCACACGGCGAGCGAGGTCCGGTTCCTCAGGGCCGACGATCCGTCGGGCGATTGGACCTTGGCGCTCCCGCGCGCGACCGACATCGAGTACGAGATCGAGCACGGTGACGACGTGTTCTGGATCCGCATCAACGACCGCGGCCGCAACTTCCGTGTCGTCCAGTGTCCTCCCGACGACGTCCGGCCCGAGGCGTGGCGTGAGGTGATCGCGCACCGCCCCGAGGTGCACGTGGCCGCGGTCGAGCCGTTCCGCGGCTGGCTCGTCGTCTACGAGCGCGAGGACGGTCTCGAGCGCTACGTGCTTCGCAATCTGGCCACCGGCACGTCGCACGCGGTCGCCTTCCCCGAGCCGACCTACACGACCTTTCCCGACATCAACGCCGAGTACGAGACGACGCGGTTCCGCTTCCGCTATCAGTCGCTCACCACACCGCCGTCGGTCTTCGAGTACGACCTCGAGACCCGCGAGCGCACGCTCCTCAAGAAGATGGAAGTCCTCGGGAGCTTCGACCCCGACCGTTACGCGACCGAGCGGCGGCACGCGGTCTCCGGCGACGGGACGCGCGTGCCGATCTCGATCGTCTACCGCAAGGACACGCCGCGGAACGGCACGGCGCCGCTCCACATCGTCGGGTACGGCGCTTACGGCTATCCGCTCCCGGTCATGTTCTCGTCGAACCGCCTGTCGCTCCTCGACCGCGGGGTCGTCTGCGCGCTCGTCCACGTGCGCGGCGGCGGCGAGCTCGGGCAGCCGTGGCACGATGCCGGCCGCATGGCGTCGAAGACCTCGAGCTTCGCCGACTTCATCGCGGGGGCCGACGAGCTGATCGCGCGCGGCTACGGCGCGAGAGAGCGGACGATCGTCGAAGGCGCCTCCGCGGGCGGTCTGCTGATCGGCGCGGTCCTCAATGCGCGCCCCGATCTCGCCGGGGGCGCGATTCTCAAGGTCCCGTTCGTCGACGTCATCAATACGATGCTCGACCCCTCGCTCCCGCTCACCGTCGGCGAGTTCGAGGAGTGGGGCAACCCCGCGGAGCCCGCGCACTACGCGATTATGCGGGCGTACTGCCCCTACACGAACCTCGCGCGCCGGCCGTACCCCGCGATGCTCGTCAAGACCTCGATGCACGACAGCCAGGTCATGTACTGGGAGCCGGCGAAGTACGTCGCCCGCCTGCGCGCCCTGAACGACGGCGCGCCGCAGGTCGCTCTTCGCGTGAACTTCGGTGCGGGGCACGGCGGCTCGTCGGGGCGTTACGACGCCCTGAAGGACACCGCCTTCGACGTCGCGTGGATGGTCCGGACCTGGGGGATCGCCGCATAG
- a CDS encoding aldo/keto reductase has protein sequence MIFDVRTRDGAEMPNLGLGTWRMGENEAARADEIRALSLGLELGMRLIDTAEMYGRGGAEEVVAAAVGKARDEVFLVSKVLPENASYKGTLDACERSLRRLETDRIDLYLLHWPGRHPLDETLRAFVELKRKGKVLHYGLSNFDLDEMAGSEKLPGGAEVATNQVLYNVQRRGIERKLLPWCADRGIAIMAYSPFDQGRLRPNGTLQEVAARHRATPAQVALAWVLRHENVVAIPKAGKPQHVRDNVAAGEIVLTEEDLADIDRAYPAPKRDVPLETA, from the coding sequence GTGATCTTCGACGTCCGGACCCGAGACGGCGCCGAGATGCCGAACCTGGGGCTCGGCACGTGGCGCATGGGCGAGAACGAAGCGGCCCGCGCGGACGAGATCCGGGCGCTCTCCTTGGGCCTCGAGCTCGGCATGCGTCTCATCGATACCGCCGAGATGTACGGTCGCGGCGGCGCCGAAGAAGTCGTCGCCGCGGCGGTCGGCAAGGCGCGCGACGAGGTGTTCCTCGTCAGCAAGGTCCTTCCGGAGAACGCGAGCTACAAGGGGACGCTCGACGCGTGCGAGCGGAGCCTGCGACGGCTCGAGACCGACCGCATCGACCTCTACCTCCTCCACTGGCCCGGGCGTCACCCTCTCGACGAGACGCTGCGCGCGTTCGTCGAGCTGAAACGAAAGGGAAAGGTCCTCCACTACGGCCTTTCGAATTTCGATCTCGACGAGATGGCCGGATCGGAGAAGCTGCCGGGAGGTGCCGAGGTCGCGACGAACCAGGTGCTCTACAACGTCCAGCGCCGCGGCATCGAGCGCAAGCTGCTCCCGTGGTGCGCCGATCGAGGGATCGCGATCATGGCGTACTCGCCGTTCGATCAGGGGCGCTTGAGGCCGAACGGGACGCTCCAGGAAGTCGCGGCGCGTCATCGCGCGACGCCGGCGCAGGTCGCGCTCGCCTGGGTCCTGCGTCACGAGAACGTCGTCGCGATCCCGAAAGCCGGAAAGCCGCAGCACGTGCGGGACAACGTCGCCGCCGGCGAGATCGTCCTCACGGAAGAGGATCTCGCCGACATCGACCGCGCGTACCCGGCACCGAAGCGCGACGTCCCGCTCGAGACCGCATGA
- a CDS encoding FAD-dependent oxidoreductase, translating into MIVGGGVIGASVAFHLAARGTTDVLILDESPAPASGSTGAATGGYRAQFATAINVRLSLLARTKLRAFKDEVGADPGYLPAGYLWLAENETEMHALIAGQKVQHAEGLAEAVMVSAEEASRLQPAIRREGIIGGAYCPTDGFIRPRAILEGYLSAAMQRGVRVHWGESVIGFEIGADGKIDKVVTASGTVACGAVVNAAGAWAGRVARLAHLDVPVTPLRRHLVPTVPTTIVPKAAPMTLWCGDGFHFRERDGGVLMGCPAPSDREGSFDISVDRSWTHEVEKMKDTRIPAVRDIPVDHDRAWAGLYEISPDRHALLGAAPECPNFYLVNGSSGHGVMHSPALGHLLAEIITSGTATTLDATPLSPDRFMRGQPVASPEVL; encoded by the coding sequence GTGATCGTCGGCGGCGGTGTCATCGGCGCCTCGGTCGCGTTCCATCTCGCCGCGCGCGGAACGACCGACGTCCTGATCCTGGACGAGAGTCCGGCGCCGGCCTCGGGCAGCACCGGCGCCGCGACCGGCGGCTACCGCGCGCAGTTCGCCACCGCGATCAACGTACGCTTGTCACTTCTTGCCAGAACGAAGTTGCGAGCGTTCAAGGACGAGGTCGGTGCCGATCCCGGCTACCTACCGGCCGGCTATCTGTGGCTCGCGGAGAACGAGACCGAGATGCATGCGTTGATCGCCGGGCAGAAGGTTCAGCACGCGGAAGGCCTCGCGGAAGCCGTGATGGTCTCTGCCGAGGAGGCCTCGCGGCTCCAGCCGGCGATCCGCCGCGAAGGGATCATCGGCGGCGCCTACTGCCCGACCGACGGATTCATCCGTCCGCGAGCGATCCTCGAAGGCTACCTGAGCGCCGCCATGCAACGCGGCGTGCGCGTGCACTGGGGCGAGAGCGTCATCGGGTTCGAGATCGGCGCCGACGGAAAGATCGATAAGGTCGTCACGGCGAGCGGAACGGTTGCGTGCGGCGCCGTCGTCAACGCCGCAGGCGCGTGGGCCGGCCGCGTCGCGCGCCTCGCCCACCTCGACGTTCCCGTGACGCCGCTCCGGCGCCATCTCGTGCCGACGGTCCCGACGACGATCGTTCCCAAGGCGGCGCCGATGACCCTGTGGTGCGGCGACGGCTTCCACTTCCGCGAGCGCGACGGCGGGGTGCTCATGGGCTGCCCCGCACCCTCCGACCGCGAGGGCAGCTTCGACATCTCGGTCGACCGGAGCTGGACCCACGAGGTCGAGAAGATGAAGGACACGCGCATCCCGGCGGTCCGAGACATTCCGGTCGATCACGACCGCGCGTGGGCGGGTCTCTACGAGATCTCCCCCGACCGCCATGCCCTCCTCGGCGCCGCCCCGGAATGCCCGAACTTCTATCTCGTCAACGGATCGTCGGGTCACGGGGTCATGCATTCCCCCGCCCTGGGCCACCTTCTGGCCGAAATCATCACATCCGGCACCGCGACGACCCTTGACGCGACGCCGCTCTCGCCCGATCGTTTCATGAGGGGACAGCCGGTCGCGTCCCCGGAGGTACTGTGA